The genomic window TTGAGGCATATATGAGAGGTAGCTACTCCGGTGATCTCTTTGGGCTCATCAACATGTTTATGCCTTATATTGCAAAGAATACTTATCAACCATATGTTGATAATAGCAAGCTCGAAGGATTTATAGCTCCGTTTTACAATGACCCGAACCACTGCACCGGTGATTGCGATAAGTGCGGTTATTGTGAGGCATTCGCTGAACTCAGCATTGATAGAGCGAGCGCTGAAGAAATGCGCATGCGTACTCTTAAGAATATGGGTAGTTATCAATTTTTTAGTGCTTGCCGCAATAAGGTTCCTTCTCAGACGTTTGCAAGACGGGTCATGCAAAAAGCTCGCAAAGTGATTGGGGTGTAATACCTGCTAATGCACCATTGCCTCATATCAAAAGCAGGAATTGGCAACACCATTTGTTTTTTATCGCTTCTACCCTTCCCCCGCCCGACAAGATTGTTTTCATTAGCTTATTTTCTGCGCTTGAAGTGGGATAAGCAATAAATAATTTACAAATGTTAGTGGCGTGGAGAACCAAAGCATTTGATGAAAAGCTTGATTGCTTATGGCAGTGCAACTTTCCTTGTAAATTCAGCGAGGATGAGAGGCAATCATTTCTTTCTGCGGAAATATTGTGCTGTAAAAGGAGCAACGTTATTTATTGGCTAATAATTTTAAATAATGAAGATTGGGGGAAGGTATAATGCCTGAAAACAATATCGCGCCAGAAGAAATACTTAACGTAAATCGGAAGTGGCTGCCGCCCGAGCCACATCTTTCTAAAGTCATCGAGGCTGTGCAGAAGGGCTCCGCGCATATTGAGAACCGCGGACATGGTGAGGCTCCCTTGCTTGTCTTCGAGGATGGTGGTGTAATTGAGCTCCCCAAAGCTCGCTATGAGAACACATACCGAGGGATGCAGCTAGTATCCGCGCCTGAAGCCACGCAAATAGGGCAGACAACTAAGCATCGTGATGTGTGCGGCTGTGTGGATGAGATAAAGGGAATTTTGCGTGATAATCCTGACTCTCTAATCGGCGACCCACATAAATTTGACCAATTGTTGGATGATGCGCTCTATATGATCTCGCGAATGAGCAAGCGTGAAGATGAATATCGGAAATTCATTACCGATGTTGTATCCGCATGCATGAATATTCCTCATGCTCCTGATCCAAAGATGGCTTCGAGTGCCGCGGAGGAAATTAAACACATCCTATACAACCACCCAGAAGATGTTCGGAAATATGCAGATCTTCTTAATCAACTTGCCGAGGATGTGCGCTGGGTTGCCTCGAACCAGGAGCGCGTTCTCCGCGAGTATAAACATATTGCCCTCAAGATTTTTGCTCTTTATAAGTCGGTAAAAGGAGCAAGAAATTGGGATAAAGAAGAAGCCGAGTGCTGAAAACTAATTTCAGGTCTTTGGTTTGTCCAATTAGAGGGAATGCGGCGTGTTCATACCATATCGAGTAAAGAACCCTGTCAGAAGATTTCCGTTCATCACCCTTGGAATCATTGGGGCGAATGTCATTGTCTATGCATTTACAACAAAGAACTTTCAAGAAATACGCTCCGATGTCCTTGAGACCTATGGATTTGCACTTTTTACTTCACCATTAATCAATGCAATTGCATCGGTGTTTCTTCATGCGAATATATTACACCTTGTTGGCAATATGTTCTTCCTTTGGCTCTTTGGGCCGTCTGTTGAAGAAAGACTTGGCATCAAGCGTTACCTACTATTATTTTTTACAACAGGCTTTATAGGTGAAATATTCCAAGGCATCCTTGGATTGTTCTTTTATGGCTTTGTGAGACCAACTATTGGAGCATCGGGGTGTATTCTAGGCGTGGCTGGCGCCTATTTGTATCTTTTCCCTTGGAGCAAAGTTTGCGTTTTTAGCTTTTTTTCCTGTTGCTGGCGTGGCGGATGGGGAGAGAGTCCCTGGTATGACATATGGGAAGTGAGTGCAATTTGGGTCATAGGATTGTATATTCTTATTGATTTTGCTCAAGGGTTGTTTTACGGTGTGGCAGGAATAAGCGGCGCTGTTGCGAACTTTGCGCATGTTGGCGGTGGAATAGCAGGCATACTTTTATGCTGGCTTTTTCGCGCAAAGAGAGACACGGAAGAATTGTCCGAAGCTAAGGCTGTCGAAGCCGATACGCGTGACCTTGAAAACATGCCGCTATATGCCCTTGAAATTATGCTCCAAGAAGAAGTTGGAGTTCCAGAGCTGATTCGGGCTGCTATCAAACCAGCTATCAAACGAGGCCGCAGGGACATAATAGATACTGCAATGGCGCAAGCCGGTCCTTCGCTGATAGATAAAGACCCACTAATTGTGGCATACTACCTGTTAGAGTTTGGAGGGAATGCAAACATATATAAGCCAGTACATCTTCTTCACTTAGCAGGTTTGCTCAACGACCTTGGAAATACAGACTGGGCTATTAAGATTTATAGGTTGATTGCCGACACCTGGGCAAACGAACCTGAGGCTGAGACGGCTCTATACAGATGCGCCCTATGTTTGTGGAACACTTACAAAGATGCAAATGGGGCGAAAGAAGCGATTAGAGAATTGGTTTCTCGCTTCCCGCAGGGCGAAATGGTTCCATTTGCCAAAGCCTTGCGGAAGCAATTGGAATAGTTTTTTTGCACTAGGGGGAATATATGGCTGAATCATTGAATTGCAAATTCGAAATGGATAAATCAATCAGCATTGTGGCAGGAAATAACAATTTACCGAAAATAATCCTTTCTCATGAGTCGAACTCATGTGCGGAGGTTTATCTCCACGGCGGACACGTTACCAGATGGAGTGTGCCAGGGAAAGGAGAGCTTTTCTTTCTTAGCCGTGAATCACTTTTTGCCATGGGAAAGCCAATCAGAGGCGGAATACCAATATGCTTCCCCCAATTTGGAAGCCACGGAACACTGCCGGCTCATGGATTTGCCCGCATAAGCGACTGGGAGGTGGTTCGGCGCGAAACTTTAGGCAATAACGTCATAGTAGTCGAGCTTCAGCTTAGCGAAACACCAGAGACGTTAGCTATATGGCCTCACAACTTTATTCTGAGGCTTAAAATACTTCTTGATGTGAGGACATTAACTCTTGCGCTTGAGGTTGTGAATACTGGTAAGGAACCTTTTGATTTCCAGGCAGCGCTCCATACTTATTTTAGTGTGGCAGATATCAAAAAAACCGCTATTACTGGCCTCCGTGGGGTTACCTATAAGGATGCTCTTCAGGACCTAGCTGAGGCCGTCGAGTTCGCCCCCGAAATACGCTTTGGAGGGGAGACGGACCGCGTTTACATAAATGCACCAGATAGACTTCAAATCAGCGATGGCGGGAATGGTCGCATAATAACCATTGAGAAGAGCAATATGCCTGACGTTGTGGTGTGGAATCCCTGGGTCGAAAAGTCACGTCGGCTGGCAGACTTCGGGGATGATGAATACCTTCGAATGGTATGCGTTGAGACAGGCAGAATTGCCGACCCTGTTACGCTTGAGCCTGGTGGACGCTGGCAGGGTGAGACGATGTTTTCCTGCTAGGTACTGACCGTAAAAGCATCTTCCTATCAAAATTTACAAGGCCAGCTTGGATTATTGACGTACTCATGGTATTTCTGATACCATTTCGCATGTAAATTAACGTAGTCACACACTTAAGGTACATGATATGGAATTAGTAGGCGGACCGCCATACGATATCTCACCCGAAACTGACATCTCAAGTCTGCTTCCCAAGGATTCGATTGAGCGACTGCTTTCGACTGCCCTGAGTCGAGGCGGAGATTTCGCCGATGTTTACATCCAGCGTTCCAAAAGCATGGATATCCCCCTCGAAGAGAGAAAAATTCGCTCTGCTCAAATAAGAATCTACCAGGGCGTCGGAATCCGAGTAACTTCGGGCGAGAAAACAGGGTTTGCTTATTCGGACACTTTTGATATGCACAGCCTTGTTGAGGCTGCTAAAGTTGCGGCACAAATTGCTGAGGGGCCGGGAACAGAGAAACCCATCCGTATTACCCCCGAACCAACTCCACAGTATTACACCATCAAGATTGACCCTGATTCGAAACCTATAGCTGAGAAAACAGCGCTCCTAAAGCGTGCGAGCAAAGCTGCTTACGCATATGACCATCGAATCAAACAGGTGGAAGTAAGCTATTCGAATGTCGATACCGAGATTGTTGTTGCAAACTCGGAGGGGCTGTGGGTTTCGGATAACCAGCCAATGCTAAGGTTCTTCGTATTTTGTTTGGCTCGTGAAGGCAAAGTTACGCGAAGCAGCTCGTACGGCGGCGGTGGGCGAATTGGCATGGAGTATTTCCAGGGGGTATCGCCGGAGGACATCGCTCAAGAGGCTGCAAGGGTTGCTATAATCCAGCTCGAAGCTGGTCCTGCACCTGCTGGGATGATGCCAGTGGTTATTCACAGGGGATGGGGTGGAGTACTTCTACATGAGGCAGTAGGCCACGGCCTCGAAGCCGATCTTGTTAGAAAGGGAGTATCGACATATGCGGGCCGTCTTGGTGAGCAGGTTAGCTCACCTCTTTGTACCCTCGTTGATGATGCGACAATACCGAACCGCCGCGGCTCAATCAATATAGACGACGAAGGCACGCCTGGCCAAAGGACAGTCCTTATAGAAAAGGGCGTTTTAAAAGCCTATATGACCGACCACCTCAACGGACGGCTCATGGGCCTCCCGCTGACCGGCAACGGACGCAGGCAGAGTTACCAATACATCCCATTGCCTCGAATGACGAACTTCCTAATGGAAGCGGGAGACTCGGACCCAGAGGAAATCATTAACTCCGTGGAACGGGGCGTTTTTGCAAAGAACTTCAGCGGCGGTCAGGTTGATACAACGAGCGGCAATTTT from Armatimonadota bacterium includes these protein-coding regions:
- a CDS encoding rhomboid family intramembrane serine protease, encoding MFIPYRVKNPVRRFPFITLGIIGANVIVYAFTTKNFQEIRSDVLETYGFALFTSPLINAIASVFLHANILHLVGNMFFLWLFGPSVEERLGIKRYLLLFFTTGFIGEIFQGILGLFFYGFVRPTIGASGCILGVAGAYLYLFPWSKVCVFSFFSCCWRGGWGESPWYDIWEVSAIWVIGLYILIDFAQGLFYGVAGISGAVANFAHVGGGIAGILLCWLFRAKRDTEELSEAKAVEADTRDLENMPLYALEIMLQEEVGVPELIRAAIKPAIKRGRRDIIDTAMAQAGPSLIDKDPLIVAYYLLEFGGNANIYKPVHLLHLAGLLNDLGNTDWAIKIYRLIADTWANEPEAETALYRCALCLWNTYKDANGAKEAIRELVSRFPQGEMVPFAKALRKQLE
- a CDS encoding D-hexose-6-phosphate mutarotase, whose product is MAESLNCKFEMDKSISIVAGNNNLPKIILSHESNSCAEVYLHGGHVTRWSVPGKGELFFLSRESLFAMGKPIRGGIPICFPQFGSHGTLPAHGFARISDWEVVRRETLGNNVIVVELQLSETPETLAIWPHNFILRLKILLDVRTLTLALEVVNTGKEPFDFQAALHTYFSVADIKKTAITGLRGVTYKDALQDLAEAVEFAPEIRFGGETDRVYINAPDRLQISDGGNGRIITIEKSNMPDVVVWNPWVEKSRRLADFGDDEYLRMVCVETGRIADPVTLEPGGRWQGETMFSC
- a CDS encoding metallopeptidase TldD-related protein, with translation MELVGGPPYDISPETDISSLLPKDSIERLLSTALSRGGDFADVYIQRSKSMDIPLEERKIRSAQIRIYQGVGIRVTSGEKTGFAYSDTFDMHSLVEAAKVAAQIAEGPGTEKPIRITPEPTPQYYTIKIDPDSKPIAEKTALLKRASKAAYAYDHRIKQVEVSYSNVDTEIVVANSEGLWVSDNQPMLRFFVFCLAREGKVTRSSSYGGGGRIGMEYFQGVSPEDIAQEAARVAIIQLEAGPAPAGMMPVVIHRGWGGVLLHEAVGHGLEADLVRKGVSTYAGRLGEQVSSPLCTLVDDATIPNRRGSINIDDEGTPGQRTVLIEKGVLKAYMTDHLNGRLMGLPLTGNGRRQSYQYIPLPRMTNFLMEAGDSDPEEIINSVERGVFAKNFSGGQVDTTSGNFVFTITEGYMIEKGKITRPIRGATLIGNGPEILNKLEMVGSDLALDPGIGTCGKNGQGVPTGVGMPTVKISELTVGGTEE